The following coding sequences are from one Sulfitobacter sp. HNIBRBA3233 window:
- a CDS encoding pyridoxamine 5'-phosphate oxidase family protein — translation MATQFDRIGDAHRGFIEAQHLFFCGTAAEDGRVNISPKGMDSLRVLDETRIVWRNLTGSGNETAGHLKRVNRMTLMWCGFERQPMIMRAYGTARTLHPRDEAFDGLNALFEPSPGARQIYDMTVDMLQTSCGYAVPFYDHAGPRDVLKDWAEARGPEGIETYWDERNRTTIDGLPTDILPPDA, via the coding sequence ATGGCCACGCAATTCGACCGCATCGGCGACGCGCATCGCGGGTTCATCGAAGCGCAGCATCTGTTCTTTTGCGGGACTGCCGCCGAGGACGGGCGCGTCAACATCTCGCCCAAGGGAATGGACAGCCTGCGGGTGCTGGACGAGACGCGGATCGTGTGGCGCAACCTGACCGGGTCCGGCAACGAGACCGCAGGTCACCTCAAGCGGGTCAACCGGATGACGCTGATGTGGTGCGGGTTCGAACGCCAGCCCATGATCATGCGGGCCTACGGCACCGCGCGCACGCTGCATCCGCGCGACGAGGCCTTCGACGGGCTGAACGCCCTGTTCGAGCCGTCGCCGGGCGCGCGGCAAATCTACGACATGACTGTCGACATGCTGCAGACAAGCTGCGGCTATGCCGTGCCTTTCTACGACCACGCCGGCCCGCGGGACGTGTTGAAGGACTGGGCAGAGGCGCGGGGCCCTGAGGGCATCGAGACCTATTGGGACGAACGCAACCGCACCACCATCGACGGTCTGCCCACAGACATCCTTCCGCCCGATGCATGA